The window caatattcttatttaatttttttattttttttttataaattaatttgaattatgtaattctttatttaaattaataataactaattatttaaaaaagaatcatctttataagaaattaagtactccaaaaaaaaaacatgcttcattctcttatatatatatatacacatgaTGATGTCTTCAATCTAGCTAGCTAGAGCTAGATCATTGAGGTTTAAAGAAATGAACTTCAATTCCATCAGTAACAATAGTCCATATAGCTCCAAAAACCACAAGAAAACTAAGAATTATTCCTAACCCACCCAAACCCCAAttaataacccacatcaaactaTACCTATCAGGTTTCTTAAtcataacccacatcaaacatgGATAAGCCATTGTAACTGGCAATGCTAAACCACCTATCAATCCAGCCAAGCTCTGAAGAAAAGGAAGCGCAATCGAGACAAAGAAAGCTAACCCAGCGAAGAAGAATCGAAACCCTGATCGAATCCACCATGGACAGGGCTTGTGAATGCTGATAGTGTATTTGGATTCTAACTTGTCAAAAACCGGCATGGCATAAATTTGGAAAGACATTAAACAGTGAATAACCACTAGAAGACTGGTCAGTCCTAgaatgaactttgatgtatcaTGTTTATGGTATTTGTGTAAGGCTGTTAACATCCCTCCTTGTGATGGTATCTGCaatttcatttcaaaaacttATATAAGAGATCAAAGATTACGGGTTCTCCTCTAAATAATTCGCAAATAGTAATGATTACCAGTTCCCCATATGCCCAATAGCCTCCAATTGCAAGTGGAAATAAACAGAAAGCAATAATCAAATAAGAGAATTTCACTCCTTTCCACATTGATACACGAGATGGGTTTTTCAAACTAGACGGCATTGTACCCTGCAATGaattgaatatgaatatgaatatgaatctgaattgggttttGGATTTCAAGAATAGAAATTGTAAATACCTGAATTTCAAGAACAAGATTGTGACCTCTGAAAGCGAAAGCAATAATTCCCAATGCATTCAACACATCTCGAAGCCTGGCAACATTTGAAGTATTATCCGGCAGACCGTAGGAAACTCCGGCGATTCGTTGTTTGGAAATAGAGAGAACCCATATGAGAGTACAGTAAGTGACGGCGGAGATTGCTCCGATGAGAGAAACTCCGGCGATTGAGTTGAGATTGGGGAGTTGAGCCAATAAGGCGGCGGCGACGGTGAAGACGACGTACCACTCGAGGGTGGAGAGACGGTGGAGATTTTGGCAGGAGGAAGAGGTGGAGGAGGAAGAGGTGTCGCAAACGACGTCGTATAAGATCTTAGTGGTTCCACCTCCTATCATTATTAGGGCTACACAGGCTCCTCCTGATAGATACATGGTCGGTAACAGAGCCAGTAATTTC is drawn from Impatiens glandulifera chromosome 3, dImpGla2.1, whole genome shotgun sequence and contains these coding sequences:
- the LOC124931521 gene encoding lysine histidine transporter-like 8, whose protein sequence is MEDHIVQMTSTDNPTTDIAAVIETPKDDKLPQLLSVSGRSSFGGIQSVSETPNGSFRAVTTPVLKAVRSMRVYLEEVGQLTKLHPHEAWLPITESRNGNAYYAAFHTLSSGIGFQALVLPLAFTALGWTWGILSLCLAFVWQMYTLWLLIELHEAVNGVRFSRYLQLAMAAFGEKRGKLLALLPTMYLSGGACVALIMIGGGTTKILYDVVCDTSSSSTSSSCQNLHRLSTLEWYVVFTVAAALLAQLPNLNSIAGVSLIGAISAVTYCTLIWVLSISKQRIAGVSYGLPDNTSNVARLRDVLNALGIIAFAFRGHNLVLEIQGTMPSSLKNPSRVSMWKGVKFSYLIIAFCLFPLAIGGYWAYGELIPSQGGMLTALHKYHKHDTSKFILGLTSLLVVIHCLMSFQIYAMPVFDKLESKYTISIHKPCPWWIRSGFRFFFAGLAFFVSIALPFLQSLAGLIGGLALPVTMAYPCLMWVMIKKPDRYSLMWVINWGLGGLGIILSFLVVFGAIWTIVTDGIEVHFFKPQ